One part of the Parabacteroides distasonis ATCC 8503 genome encodes these proteins:
- a CDS encoding TlpA disulfide reductase family protein: protein MIKKLALIIGFIICLSSCGKDYVYRIEGELSNLEDQTVYAVFEKDNYKVVDTVVCTKPGQFQIDQNEAGFHCVTIFFADKEHWVTAYLEPGETVKITGDANSPLLLQVKGGRTNDKLTAFKKKIAPLLTELTNLSNSLNSKDLNDTIEETDIAARLANVNMQLSEEAIRYVKENPDEEVSVVLIQSFFSDPDDTRKIDELLALLNPRLKDFYLVKELEQYSARAKRTALGAEAPDFSVRNIYGNTVSLDSFPQKYLLLTFTAPWCDMCQTEDLYLDKVAMKYPKDQLDILLVSLDDNPDNVRDVLKKDSIAWNLVTDSAGQAAMLIDLYNVSVLPRCFLIDEDHKILMKTENGIEIKQTLENLFED from the coding sequence ATGATAAAAAAACTGGCACTTATTATTGGCTTTATAATTTGTTTGTCATCTTGTGGCAAGGATTATGTCTATCGGATTGAAGGGGAACTTTCTAATCTGGAAGATCAAACCGTATATGCTGTATTTGAGAAGGATAATTATAAAGTGGTTGATACGGTGGTTTGTACGAAACCCGGGCAGTTCCAGATCGATCAAAATGAAGCGGGTTTCCATTGTGTGACTATCTTCTTTGCGGATAAAGAGCATTGGGTTACGGCTTATCTGGAACCGGGAGAAACCGTAAAAATCACGGGCGACGCTAACTCTCCATTGCTATTGCAGGTAAAGGGGGGACGGACAAATGATAAGTTGACCGCTTTTAAGAAAAAAATCGCTCCTTTATTGACGGAATTGACAAATTTATCAAATTCTTTAAATAGCAAGGATTTGAACGATACGATCGAGGAGACGGATATCGCCGCTCGTTTGGCGAATGTTAATATGCAATTGAGCGAGGAAGCGATCCGGTACGTAAAAGAGAACCCGGATGAAGAGGTATCCGTTGTCTTGATTCAATCTTTTTTCTCAGATCCCGATGATACTCGTAAAATTGATGAGTTGTTGGCGTTATTGAATCCAAGGTTGAAAGACTTTTATCTGGTGAAGGAGCTGGAGCAATATAGCGCCCGTGCGAAACGTACGGCTTTGGGTGCGGAAGCCCCAGATTTCTCCGTAAGGAATATTTATGGGAATACGGTAAGTTTGGATTCTTTCCCGCAGAAATATTTATTGCTGACATTTACTGCTCCTTGGTGTGATATGTGCCAGACAGAGGATCTATATCTGGATAAGGTAGCGATGAAATATCCGAAAGATCAGTTGGATATTCTTTTGGTTAGCTTGGACGATAATCCGGATAATGTCCGGGATGTACTGAAGAAAGATAGTATAGCGTGGAATCTGGTAACAGATTCGGCCGGACAAGCGGCTATGTTGATAGATCTGTATAACGTAAGCGTATTGCCACGCTGTTTCTTGATAGATGAGGATCATAAGATCTTGATGAAAACAGAGAATGGAATCGAGATCAAGCAAACACTGGAAAACTTGTTCGAAGACTGA
- a CDS encoding YifB family Mg chelatase-like AAA ATPase — MLVKSYAAAVQGISATVVTVEVNCSKGIQFFLVGLPDVAVRESHERIISALQVCGYKFPRNRIVINMAPADIRKEGSSYDLPLAIGILAAAEQIDSSNLSKFVLMGELSMDGSLQPIKGALPIAIKAREEGFKGFILPKQNACEAAVVNDLEVYGASNIKEVLEFMEGKPTLRPTVIDTRKEFYDRQQLFDCDFSDVRGQENVKRAMEVAAAGGHNLIMVGPPGSGKSMLAKRLPTILPPFTLHESLETTKIHSVAGKIGGGTSLMVQRPFRSPHHTISNVAMVGGGTFPQPGEISLAHNGVLFLDELPEFNRSVLEVMRQPLEDRVINISRARFTVEYPAGFMLVASMNPCPCGYYNHPDRPCLCSPGAVQKYMNRISGPLLDRIDIQIEIVPVPFEKISEQQPSEPSIAIRERVIKARAIQERRFAAYEGIYCNAQMNSKLLHQYAVPDASGLSILKTAMQRLCLSARAYDRILKVSRTIADLDNSEHIEVRHLAEAIQYRSLDRENWGM; from the coding sequence ATGTTAGTAAAATCTTATGCCGCTGCCGTGCAGGGGATTTCCGCTACGGTCGTTACCGTAGAAGTGAACTGTTCCAAAGGTATCCAATTCTTTTTAGTCGGTCTTCCGGACGTGGCCGTTCGTGAGAGCCATGAACGCATTATCTCGGCTCTTCAAGTATGTGGTTATAAATTCCCCCGCAATCGTATCGTTATTAATATGGCCCCCGCAGATATCCGTAAGGAAGGGTCTTCTTATGATCTGCCTTTGGCGATCGGTATTCTGGCGGCGGCAGAGCAGATAGATTCATCCAACTTATCCAAATTCGTATTGATGGGCGAGCTTTCTATGGACGGGAGCCTCCAACCGATAAAAGGGGCATTGCCTATCGCTATCAAGGCTAGGGAAGAAGGCTTTAAGGGCTTTATCTTACCCAAGCAAAACGCTTGTGAGGCTGCGGTAGTGAACGATCTGGAAGTGTATGGAGCTTCGAATATCAAAGAGGTGCTGGAGTTTATGGAGGGGAAACCGACATTGCGGCCTACGGTCATTGATACCCGTAAGGAGTTTTACGACCGCCAGCAATTGTTTGATTGCGATTTCTCCGATGTCCGGGGACAAGAGAACGTGAAGCGTGCGATGGAGGTGGCCGCCGCCGGCGGACATAATCTGATCATGGTAGGCCCTCCCGGAAGTGGCAAGTCCATGTTGGCGAAACGTCTCCCCACGATCTTGCCCCCTTTTACCTTGCATGAGTCCTTGGAAACAACTAAAATCCATTCCGTAGCCGGTAAGATAGGAGGTGGCACCTCCTTGATGGTACAACGTCCTTTTCGCTCTCCCCATCATACGATCTCTAATGTCGCCATGGTAGGAGGGGGCACTTTCCCGCAGCCGGGAGAGATCAGCTTGGCTCATAATGGTGTCCTTTTTTTGGATGAGTTGCCGGAATTTAACAGGAGTGTCTTGGAAGTCATGCGGCAGCCATTGGAAGATCGAGTGATCAATATCTCCCGTGCCCGTTTCACGGTGGAATATCCAGCCGGCTTTATGCTTGTGGCCTCCATGAATCCTTGTCCCTGCGGCTACTACAACCATCCGGACCGTCCTTGCCTCTGTTCTCCCGGAGCCGTCCAGAAATATATGAACCGCATTTCCGGCCCTTTATTGGACCGTATCGATATCCAGATAGAGATTGTCCCTGTCCCTTTCGAGAAGATTTCCGAGCAACAGCCCTCAGAGCCTAGTATCGCTATCCGTGAGCGGGTCATAAAAGCCCGTGCGATCCAGGAAAGGCGTTTTGCCGCTTATGAGGGTATTTATTGCAACGCCCAGATGAACTCCAAGCTACTCCATCAGTACGCCGTTCCCGACGCTTCCGGCCTCTCCATCCTCAAAACCGCCATGCAACGTCTCTGCCTCTCCGCCCGTGCCTATGACCGTATCCTGAAAGTCTCCCGCACGATAGCGGACTTGGATAATTCGGAACATATCGAAGTCCGGCATTTGGCGGAGGCTATACAGTATAGGAGTTTGGATAGGGAGAATTGGGGAATGTGA